In the Topomyia yanbarensis strain Yona2022 chromosome 3, ASM3024719v1, whole genome shotgun sequence genome, one interval contains:
- the LOC131691943 gene encoding L-threonine 3-dehydrogenase, mitochondrial has translation MILKKILNVGLARQLGGIRLQSQLQAARFISCERRSSPKILITGGLGQLGTECAKLLRSVYGEESVILSDIIKPSEEIVNSGPYIFADILDFKGLQKIVVNQRIDWIIHFSALLSAIGEQNVPLAVRVNIEGLHNVIELAKQYKLRVFVPSTIGAFGPDSPRNPTPNVTIQRPRTIYGVSKVHGELIGEYYHHKFGLDFRCLRFPGVISSDPPGGGTTDYAVAIFFEALKSGKYECYLKPDTRLPMMYIEDCLRSLHEFMITPPEKLKRRVYNVTAMSFTPEELANELANHVPELHVSYKPDSRQLIADSWPQVFDDSDARRDWGWAPKYDLKKLVELMVNDVRENYIKKGRSSV, from the exons ATGATCCTGAAGAAGATCCTGAATGTTGGACTAGCTCGTCAGTTGGGTGGAATCCGGTTGCAATCGCAGCTACAGGCGGCAAGATTCATCTCCTGCGAGAGGAGGAGTAGTCCAAAGATTTTGATAACAG GTGGTCTCGGTCAGCTCGGAACGGAATGTGCGAAGCTTCTCCGCAGCGTCTATGGCGAAGAGAGTGTTATTCTTTCGGACATCATTAAACCGAGCGAAGAGATTGTGAACAGTGGGCCCTACATATTCGCCGATATCCTAGATTTTAAA GGCCTCCAGAAAATTGTCGTGAATCAGCGCATTGACTGGATCATTCACTTTTCCGCTCTACTCAGTGCAATCGGGGAGCAGAACGTACCGCTAGCCGTGCGGGTCAACATCGAGGGTCTTCACAATGTGATTGAACTAGCGAAGCAGTACAAACTACGGGTTTTCGTGCCAAGTACGATTGGTGCTTTCGGACCGGACAGTCCGCGGAACCCTACTCCGAACGTTACGATCCAGAGACCGCGAACCATCTACGGTGTGTCAAAGGTGCATGGGGAACTAATAGGAGAGTACTATCATCACAAATTTGGGCTGGATTTCCGTTGCTTGCGATTCCCGGGTGTCATCTCGAGCGATCCACCCGGTGGTGGAACCACtg ATTACGCGGTAGCAATATTCTTTGAGGCGCTGAAATCTGGAAAGTACGAGTGTTACCTCAAACCGGATACCCGTCTGCCCATGATGTACATCGAAGATTGCTTACGATCGTTGCACGAGTTTATGATCACGCCACCGGAGAAGCTAAAACGAAGAGTGTATAACGTTACGGCGATGTCGTTTACACCGGAGGAACTGGCGAATGAATTGGCCAACCATGTGCCAGAATTGCACGTTAGTTACAAACCCGACAGTCGGCAGCTGATTGCAGACTCGTGGCCACAGGTATTTGACGATTCCGATGCTCGTCGTGACTGGGGATGGGCACCGAAGTACGACCTCAAAAAGCTAGTGGAACTAATGGTGAACGACGTACGGGAAAACTATATCAAAAAGGGACGAAGCAGTGTCTAG